The Limnochorda sp. LNt genome includes a region encoding these proteins:
- a CDS encoding nicotinate phosphoribosyltransferase: protein MLQSERDVRELRPDPQRILFSAQHDEILQGHTADMYFVRTLHVLRSEGKADTPVVAEIFPRGEGVLGGVEEALRLLRSRPPELGPLEVWAMDEGERFGPKEVVMRIHGPYSAFGLYETAILGILAQSSGWATATRQAVQAARGKPVILFGARHVHPAVAPVLERAALAAGASGAACILGAKLYGREPVGTVPHALILILGDTVTAAHAYHRHVEPEAPRIILVDTYKDEAEESLRVAEALGEALDGVRLDTPGERGGVTPDLVAEVRARLDQAGFRHVQIFVSGGLTPERIAQLADAGADAFGVGSYVSSAPPIDMTMDLKEVEGRPVAKRGRIPGIQPNPRLRLRIGRNGSRGIER, encoded by the coding sequence ATGCTGCAGTCGGAACGGGACGTCAGGGAGCTTCGGCCGGACCCGCAGCGGATCCTCTTCTCGGCCCAACACGACGAGATCCTCCAGGGCCACACGGCCGACATGTACTTCGTACGGACGCTGCACGTGCTGCGCAGCGAGGGCAAGGCCGACACCCCGGTGGTAGCCGAGATCTTCCCGAGGGGCGAAGGGGTGCTGGGGGGCGTGGAGGAAGCCCTGCGCCTGTTGCGAAGCCGGCCTCCCGAGCTGGGTCCCCTCGAGGTCTGGGCCATGGACGAGGGCGAGCGCTTCGGGCCCAAGGAGGTCGTCATGCGCATCCACGGCCCGTACAGCGCCTTCGGGCTGTACGAGACGGCCATCCTGGGCATCCTGGCGCAGTCGAGCGGGTGGGCCACGGCGACTCGCCAGGCCGTGCAGGCGGCCCGGGGCAAGCCGGTCATCCTCTTCGGCGCCCGGCACGTGCACCCCGCCGTGGCCCCGGTGCTGGAGCGGGCAGCGCTGGCCGCCGGGGCGTCCGGCGCGGCGTGCATCCTGGGTGCCAAGCTGTACGGGCGGGAGCCCGTCGGCACCGTGCCGCACGCCCTCATCCTGATCCTGGGCGACACCGTGACGGCGGCGCACGCCTATCATCGCCACGTCGAGCCGGAGGCGCCCCGCATTATCCTGGTGGACACGTACAAGGACGAGGCGGAGGAGTCGCTGCGGGTCGCCGAGGCCCTGGGCGAGGCTCTCGACGGGGTCCGTCTGGATACGCCGGGAGAGCGGGGCGGGGTGACCCCCGACCTGGTGGCCGAGGTGCGAGCCCGTCTGGATCAGGCGGGGTTCCGCCACGTGCAGATCTTCGTCTCGGGCGGGTTGACGCCGGAGCGCATCGCGCAGCTGGCCGACGCAGGGGCGGACGCCTTTGGGGTGGGTAGCTACGTCTCGTCGGCCCCGCCCATCGACATGACCATGGACCTCAAGGAGGTCGAGGGGCGGCCCGTGGCCAAGCGTGGGCGCATCCCCGGGATCCAGCCCAATCCTCGCCTGCGCCTGCGCATCGGCAGGAATGGGTCGCGGGGCATCGAACGGTAG
- a CDS encoding lytic transglycosylase domain-containing protein encodes MRSPHRLTPGAAAALLAILALTVWTATNVRTVLRWWYPVYYRESIVRWSAAHGLDPWLVAAVVRVESNFRPLATSPRGARGLMQLLPETARWVSGRMGEERFFEDLLYDPETNVRLGTWYLADLLREFDGRLPVALAAYNAGRGTVQRWLEQSTWDGSEKRLEGVPYGETRRFVARVLRSWRMYRWLYAES; translated from the coding sequence ATGCGCTCGCCACACCGGCTGACCCCCGGCGCGGCGGCGGCCCTGCTGGCCATCCTGGCCCTTACCGTGTGGACCGCCACCAACGTCCGCACGGTGTTGCGCTGGTGGTATCCCGTCTACTACCGAGAGTCCATCGTGCGATGGTCGGCGGCCCATGGGCTGGACCCGTGGCTGGTGGCGGCGGTGGTGCGGGTCGAGAGCAACTTCCGGCCCCTGGCCACCTCGCCCCGCGGCGCGCGGGGCCTCATGCAGCTCCTGCCCGAGACCGCCCGATGGGTCTCGGGGCGCATGGGCGAGGAGCGCTTCTTCGAGGACCTCCTGTACGACCCCGAGACCAACGTACGGCTGGGTACCTGGTACCTGGCCGACCTGCTGCGAGAGTTCGACGGGCGGCTGCCCGTGGCCCTGGCTGCCTACAATGCCGGCAGGGGCACGGTCCAGCGCTGGCTCGAGCAGTCGACGTGGGACGGGAGCGAAAAGCGCCTCGAGGGCGTGCCCTACGGCGAGACGCGCCGGTTCGTGGCGCGTGTGCTGCGTTCGTGGCGGATGTATCGATGGCTTTACGCTGAATCGTAA
- a CDS encoding DegV family protein → MGTPAALDAGQRGPRVAVVTDSVACIPPDVAGALGIEVVPIWIHLGGRSLRDGVDISPHELYRRLRAGELGSTSAPSPGDFLEAFRRLAERGASAILVITLPAELTAVHRSATLAAEMSPVPVEVVDSRTAAAAQGWVAIEAARALRGGADVASAIARAREVSRRSRLFAMVPELQYLRRGGRAVHALARLGASLGIVPLLALRDGRVEPLAVTRSFQAALDRMVEEMAADAATGRLHVAVMEADAGPQARRLVDAVRARLAPAELITTTFTPAMGVHAGPGIVGVGYWVEPRPT, encoded by the coding sequence GTGGGCACGCCAGCTGCGCTGGACGCGGGCCAGCGGGGCCCGCGAGTGGCCGTCGTCACCGACTCGGTCGCCTGCATCCCGCCCGATGTGGCGGGGGCCCTCGGCATCGAGGTGGTGCCCATCTGGATCCACCTGGGTGGCCGGAGCCTGCGGGACGGCGTCGACATCTCGCCGCACGAGCTCTACCGGCGCCTGCGCGCAGGGGAGCTGGGGAGCACCTCGGCCCCGTCACCGGGCGACTTCCTGGAGGCCTTCCGTCGGCTGGCCGAGCGCGGCGCCTCGGCCATCCTGGTCATCACCCTGCCCGCGGAGCTGACGGCGGTCCATCGCAGCGCGACGCTGGCGGCCGAGATGAGCCCCGTACCCGTGGAGGTCGTGGACAGCCGCACCGCGGCGGCCGCCCAGGGATGGGTCGCCATCGAGGCAGCCCGTGCCCTGCGCGGCGGCGCCGACGTCGCTTCGGCCATCGCCCGGGCCCGGGAGGTGAGCCGGCGCAGCCGCCTCTTCGCCATGGTGCCCGAGCTGCAGTACCTGCGGCGAGGTGGCCGCGCCGTCCACGCCCTGGCGCGGCTGGGCGCCAGCCTGGGCATCGTCCCCCTGTTGGCCCTGCGAGACGGCCGCGTCGAGCCCCTTGCCGTCACCCGCAGCTTCCAGGCTGCCCTCGACCGCATGGTGGAGGAGATGGCGGCCGACGCCGCGACCGGTCGGCTGCACGTCGCCGTCATGGAGGCTGATGCCGGGCCGCAGGCCCGGCGGCTGGTCGATGCCGTGCGGGCCCGCCTGGCGCCGGCCGAGCTGATCACCACGACCTTCACGCCCGCCATGGGGGTCCACGCAGGGCCCGGCATCGTCGGGGTGGGCTACTGGGTCGAGCCCCGGCCCACATGA
- a CDS encoding Fur family transcriptional regulator has translation MERVRGFIRRTKQREVILRVLRSTRSHPTADWVYQEVRKELPNISLGTVYRNLKILTESGEALELSYGSSYSRFDGVATNHYHFVCERCGRVEDVPMPVDDEKDRAVERLMGVKVRQHRLEFYGLCPACQAEMDQRLPHGRADRAETALDEAYPTH, from the coding sequence ATGGAGCGGGTTCGGGGCTTCATCCGGCGAACCAAGCAGCGTGAGGTCATCTTGAGGGTGCTGCGCAGCACCCGGAGCCACCCCACCGCCGACTGGGTCTACCAGGAGGTCCGCAAGGAGCTGCCCAACATCAGTCTCGGTACCGTCTACCGCAACCTCAAGATCCTGACCGAGTCGGGCGAGGCGCTGGAGCTGTCCTACGGGAGCTCCTACAGCCGCTTCGATGGCGTCGCGACCAACCACTACCACTTCGTCTGCGAGCGATGCGGCCGGGTGGAGGACGTGCCCATGCCGGTCGACGACGAGAAGGATCGGGCGGTCGAGCGGCTGATGGGCGTCAAGGTGCGCCAGCACCGGCTCGAGTTCTACGGACTCTGCCCGGCCTGCCAGGCGGAGATGGACCAGCGCCTCCCGCATGGTCGGGCCGACAGGGCCGAGACGGCCCTGGACGAGGCCTACCCCACGCACTGA
- a CDS encoding cysteate racemase — protein MKTIGILGGMGPEATADLFVRIIRLVPAARDQDHPRVIIDSNSQIPDRTAAIRGEGPSPLPALVETARNLQRAGAELIAMPCNSAHAWYDQIASAVDVPVLHMIRLTAEETRRRLHRAGAPSPSGPVLLLATTGTITSGLYQRALAALGLEAAVPGPDVQDRVMDAIYQVKAGKPAVARSLALDVLFSETARLDPAAVVLGCTELPLVLGPGDLERPVVDSTEVLARAAVQAAFG, from the coding sequence ATGAAGACCATCGGCATCCTGGGAGGCATGGGGCCCGAGGCGACGGCCGACCTCTTCGTGCGCATCATCCGCCTCGTGCCGGCGGCCCGCGACCAGGATCATCCCCGGGTCATCATCGACAGCAACAGCCAGATCCCCGACCGCACCGCGGCCATCAGGGGCGAGGGGCCGAGCCCCTTGCCCGCTCTGGTGGAGACGGCTCGCAACCTGCAGCGCGCCGGGGCCGAGCTGATCGCGATGCCCTGCAACTCGGCGCACGCCTGGTACGACCAGATCGCCTCGGCCGTCGACGTGCCCGTGCTGCACATGATCCGGCTGACGGCCGAGGAGACCCGACGCCGCCTGCACCGCGCCGGAGCCCCGTCGCCCTCCGGCCCGGTGCTGCTGCTGGCCACCACCGGCACCATCACGAGCGGACTGTATCAGCGAGCCCTCGCAGCGCTCGGCCTCGAGGCGGCGGTGCCCGGGCCCGACGTCCAGGACCGGGTGATGGATGCCATCTACCAGGTGAAGGCCGGCAAGCCCGCCGTCGCCCGCTCGCTGGCCCTGGACGTCCTGTTCTCCGAGACGGCGCGGCTCGACCCGGCCGCCGTCGTCCTGGGCTGCACCGAGTTGCCCCTGGTGCTGGGCCCGGGCGACCTCGAGCGGCCCGTCGTCGACTCCACCGAGGTGCTGGCTCGAGCCGCGGTGCAGGCGGCCTTCGGCTAG
- the polA gene encoding DNA polymerase I: MSGVRKLLLVDGYSLLHRAFFALPMLTTSVGEPTNAVYGFATMLVGLLEEERPDYVAVAQDMAGPTFRHRQFEAYKAQRPAMPDTLRPQLIRYEQLVRAFGIPMYGVEGYEADDVIGTLARQAREAAPDVSVLVVTGDRDALQLVDDRVTVLITRKGIREVERFTPERVREVLGIWPGQVVDLKGLVGDTSDNIPGVPGIGEKTAVGLLQRYPDLESILLHREELPPRVARALQQFGEQARLSRHLATIVTTVPVELDWEACRLGEPDASRLASLLLELEFRQLLARLARLYPSVAEAAGSGVRPSDAGRRKGDDGGDGERETVTVQVSGGGATERRLAPGRAPFGPPELIEAPARLGERIEATRRAGPAALVVIPASGEPMRAPAVAIAAANEAGSWMVATMEAWPSGWEALARWLADPQAPKWCHDAKTAAVALGARGVRLDGVEEDVMLASYLLHPGQGDHSPEDLAMRFLGRLLQDGARGAEGGASPGRRSRGAPSESGAGALPGLEMVAAGEASVAEAVRVYAYQRLETIYALARPLRRWLEEDGLDRVYQSIEMPLWPVLAEMELAGVAIDSEALARLSVELARQIEATAEAIYALAGERFNINSPRQLSRILFDKLGLPVTKQTKTGPSTSADVLEELAGEHEIVSKILDFRQLVKLKGTYVDPMPSLVHPRTGRLHTTFHQAVTATGRLSSSNPNLQNIPVRTDQGAVIREAFVAGLPGWVLMSADYSQIELRVLAHMAQDPVLIEAFRSGQDIHTRTASEVFGVPMEAVTPAMRSGAKAINFGIVYGISAYGLARGTGLSQEDARRYIASYFDRYAGVKAYQERVIRQARELGYVTTLFGRRRYLPEIHARQYAQRAFAERTAINTPIQGTAADIMKLAMIAVHRRLKEEEHQARMVLQVHDELVLEVPEAEVEPVARLVRAAMENVVRLDVPLVAEVKTGHNWRECK; this comes from the coding sequence GTGAGCGGCGTTCGCAAGCTCCTGCTCGTGGATGGCTACAGCCTGCTGCACCGAGCCTTCTTCGCCTTGCCCATGCTGACCACCAGCGTCGGCGAGCCGACCAACGCGGTCTACGGTTTCGCCACCATGCTGGTGGGCCTGCTGGAGGAGGAGCGTCCCGACTACGTGGCCGTGGCCCAGGACATGGCGGGCCCCACGTTCCGTCACCGGCAGTTCGAGGCGTACAAGGCCCAGCGTCCGGCCATGCCCGATACCCTGCGTCCGCAGCTGATCCGCTATGAGCAGCTGGTGCGCGCCTTCGGCATCCCCATGTACGGCGTCGAGGGGTACGAGGCCGACGACGTCATCGGCACCCTGGCCCGCCAGGCCAGGGAGGCGGCGCCCGACGTCTCGGTGTTGGTCGTCACCGGCGATCGCGACGCCCTGCAGCTCGTGGACGATCGGGTGACGGTGCTCATCACCCGCAAAGGCATCCGGGAGGTGGAGCGCTTCACCCCCGAGCGCGTGCGGGAGGTGCTGGGCATCTGGCCGGGGCAGGTGGTGGACCTCAAGGGGCTGGTGGGCGACACCAGCGACAACATCCCGGGGGTGCCCGGCATCGGCGAGAAGACGGCGGTGGGACTCCTGCAGCGCTACCCCGACCTCGAGAGCATCCTCTTGCACCGGGAGGAACTGCCGCCGCGGGTGGCGCGAGCGCTGCAGCAGTTCGGCGAGCAGGCCCGCCTCAGCCGGCACCTGGCCACCATCGTGACGACGGTGCCCGTCGAGCTGGACTGGGAGGCCTGCCGGCTCGGCGAGCCCGACGCCTCTCGACTGGCCTCCCTGCTGCTGGAGCTGGAGTTTCGCCAGCTGCTGGCCCGTCTGGCGCGCCTCTACCCGTCGGTCGCCGAGGCGGCCGGGTCGGGGGTCAGGCCCTCCGACGCCGGCAGGAGGAAGGGGGACGACGGGGGCGACGGCGAGCGGGAGACGGTGACGGTGCAGGTCTCCGGCGGCGGAGCCACGGAGCGCCGCCTGGCCCCGGGTCGGGCTCCCTTCGGGCCGCCGGAGCTGATCGAGGCGCCGGCCCGCCTCGGCGAGCGCATCGAGGCGACGCGCCGCGCCGGCCCGGCGGCGCTGGTGGTGATCCCGGCGTCGGGCGAGCCCATGCGGGCCCCGGCCGTGGCCATCGCGGCCGCCAACGAGGCGGGCTCGTGGATGGTGGCCACCATGGAGGCCTGGCCGTCCGGATGGGAGGCGCTGGCCCGGTGGCTGGCCGATCCGCAGGCCCCCAAGTGGTGCCACGACGCCAAGACGGCCGCAGTCGCCCTGGGGGCGAGGGGCGTCAGGCTCGACGGGGTGGAGGAGGACGTCATGCTCGCCTCCTACCTGCTCCATCCCGGGCAGGGCGACCACTCGCCGGAGGACCTGGCCATGCGCTTCCTGGGGCGCTTGCTGCAGGATGGGGCCCGGGGTGCCGAGGGAGGCGCCTCGCCGGGCCGGCGGTCCAGGGGCGCCCCCTCCGAAAGCGGGGCCGGGGCGCTCCCGGGCCTGGAGATGGTGGCGGCCGGGGAGGCATCGGTGGCCGAGGCGGTGCGGGTCTATGCTTACCAGCGGCTGGAGACCATCTACGCCCTGGCGCGGCCGCTGCGGCGGTGGCTGGAGGAGGACGGGCTCGACCGGGTCTACCAAAGCATCGAGATGCCGCTGTGGCCGGTGCTGGCCGAGATGGAGCTGGCGGGCGTCGCCATCGACTCGGAGGCGCTGGCGCGGCTGAGCGTCGAGCTGGCCCGCCAGATCGAGGCGACGGCCGAGGCCATCTACGCCCTGGCCGGCGAGCGCTTCAACATCAACTCGCCCCGACAGCTGAGCCGCATCCTCTTCGACAAGCTCGGGCTGCCCGTCACCAAGCAGACCAAGACGGGCCCCAGCACCAGTGCGGACGTGCTGGAGGAGCTGGCCGGCGAGCACGAGATCGTCTCCAAGATCCTGGACTTCCGTCAGCTGGTCAAGCTCAAGGGCACCTACGTCGACCCCATGCCGTCGCTGGTCCACCCGAGGACCGGCCGGCTGCACACCACTTTCCACCAAGCTGTGACGGCCACGGGCCGACTCTCGAGCTCCAACCCCAATCTCCAAAACATCCCGGTGCGCACCGACCAGGGGGCCGTCATCCGCGAGGCGTTCGTAGCGGGTTTGCCGGGATGGGTGCTGATGAGCGCCGACTACTCCCAGATCGAGTTGCGCGTGCTCGCGCACATGGCCCAGGACCCCGTACTGATCGAGGCGTTCCGGTCGGGGCAGGACATCCACACCCGCACCGCCTCGGAGGTGTTCGGGGTGCCCATGGAGGCCGTCACGCCGGCCATGCGCAGCGGCGCCAAGGCCATCAACTTCGGCATCGTCTACGGGATCAGCGCCTACGGCCTGGCCCGTGGCACCGGCCTGTCCCAGGAGGACGCCCGGCGGTACATCGCCAGCTACTTCGACCGCTACGCCGGGGTCAAGGCGTATCAGGAGCGGGTCATCCGCCAGGCCCGCGAGCTGGGCTACGTCACCACGCTGTTCGGCAGGCGGCGCTACCTGCCCGAGATCCACGCCCGGCAGTACGCCCAGCGGGCCTTCGCCGAGAGGACCGCCATCAACACCCCTATCCAGGGGACGGCTGCCGACATCATGAAGCTGGCGATGATCGCGGTGCACCGCCGTCTGAAGGAGGAGGAGCACCAGGCCCGAATGGTGCTGCAGGTTCACGACGAGCTGGTGCTGGAGGTGCCGGAGGCCGAGGTGGAGCCGGTGGCGCGCCTGGTACGCGCCGCGATGGAAAACGTGGTACGCCTTGACGTCCCGCTGGTGGCCGAGGTCAAGACGGGGCACAACTGGCGCGAGTGCAAGTAG
- the sfsA gene encoding DNA/RNA nuclease SfsA, whose product MRIDRSLKSATFLQRLNRFAIAVHLEGERAPVHLPNSGRLHELLTPGRPTLVAPASAGKRRTVGDAAFMLGPNGWVSVDARLPGRLLAEAVTEGALDELASYRVVRLEPPAPDERDTRLDLLLERPGGRALVETKSVTLVEGGTALFPDAPTGRGRRHLVRLAAARGAGYEAYVVFVVQRLDAHRFAPHRRADPDFARALVEAAAAGVRVLAVACEVEPPEIRIVRRLPVALEG is encoded by the coding sequence GTGCGCATCGACCGCTCCCTCAAGAGCGCCACATTCCTGCAGCGTCTCAACCGCTTCGCCATCGCCGTCCACCTCGAGGGCGAGCGGGCGCCCGTGCACCTGCCCAACTCGGGCCGCCTGCACGAGTTGCTCACCCCCGGTCGTCCCACGCTGGTGGCGCCAGCGTCGGCTGGCAAGCGGCGCACGGTGGGTGACGCCGCCTTCATGCTGGGGCCCAACGGGTGGGTCAGCGTCGACGCCCGGCTGCCCGGCCGGCTGCTGGCCGAGGCGGTGACAGAGGGCGCGCTGGACGAGCTGGCCTCGTATCGCGTCGTGCGGCTCGAGCCTCCGGCACCCGACGAGCGCGACACCCGGCTGGACCTGCTCCTGGAGCGACCGGGCGGTCGAGCCCTGGTGGAGACCAAGTCGGTGACCTTGGTGGAAGGCGGGACGGCCCTCTTCCCCGACGCCCCCACCGGGCGGGGGCGGCGCCACCTGGTGCGACTGGCCGCCGCCCGTGGGGCGGGATACGAGGCCTACGTCGTCTTCGTGGTACAGCGGCTCGATGCCCACCGCTTCGCGCCGCACCGGCGGGCCGACCCCGACTTCGCCCGGGCGCTGGTCGAGGCAGCGGCCGCGGGGGTGCGCGTCCTGGCCGTGGCCTGCGAGGTCGAGCCGCCGGAGATCCGGATCGTCCGGCGGCTCCCGGTCGCCCTGGAGGGGTGA
- a CDS encoding CueP family metal-binding protein, with protein MRGTKSGAFAGRWVVVGVAAGLVLAAGLVWRWSGQGGGLPEPLQGLDARGAVALANQWAARGEDVKTFVTPEAVHFEWPDGRQAQVPLEGETMYVAVAPYVHQTHPCQVHYISSCRAELAEVPLRVTVRGRDGRVVLQQAVTTLPNGFVELWLPRGMDLSLTIEWPDAGLVGQGRVVTGANAPTCVTDIRLARAVAPSEG; from the coding sequence ATGCGTGGTACGAAATCGGGTGCCTTTGCTGGACGTTGGGTCGTGGTCGGCGTGGCGGCGGGGCTGGTGCTGGCCGCGGGGCTCGTGTGGCGATGGAGTGGCCAGGGCGGCGGCCTGCCCGAGCCGCTGCAGGGTCTCGACGCACGCGGTGCCGTGGCGCTGGCCAACCAGTGGGCCGCTCGGGGGGAGGACGTCAAGACCTTCGTCACCCCCGAGGCGGTTCACTTCGAGTGGCCCGATGGCCGGCAGGCGCAGGTGCCGCTCGAGGGCGAGACGATGTACGTGGCCGTGGCCCCTTACGTGCACCAGACCCATCCTTGCCAGGTGCACTACATCTCCAGCTGCCGGGCAGAGCTGGCCGAGGTGCCGCTGCGGGTGACGGTCCGGGGCCGCGACGGCCGTGTCGTGCTGCAGCAAGCGGTCACCACGCTGCCCAACGGCTTCGTCGAGCTCTGGCTCCCGCGCGGCATGGATCTGTCGCTGACCATCGAGTGGCCCGACGCCGGGCTGGTCGGTCAGGGGCGCGTCGTGACCGGCGCCAATGCCCCGACCTGCGTTACCGACATCCGACTGGCAAGGGCGGTCGCACCCTCGGAGGGCTAG
- the coaE gene encoding dephospho-CoA kinase (Dephospho-CoA kinase (CoaE) performs the final step in coenzyme A biosynthesis.) → MPAALALGLLVRRTARPPSLPGGSLAHSRRRPLVVGLTGGFASGKSTVREIFRSLGAAVVDADAVARELSEPQGPVWRAVVAAFGPDVLAADGRLDRARLRRRILLDPDARRRLDAVTHPVILSEMRRRLARLSRDAPGRGAGRAVSPAVVVEVPLLFEAGEAALDLVDAVVTVWADEPTCIRRARERGLSDQEAALAIRAQWPLERKRRLADWVIDNSGSLLVTRRQVERIWRVLGSRCASPWWLTTSRSRRWSSSPAPFGRFSSGASWWRLARPARWWRRRRGS, encoded by the coding sequence ATGCCGGCGGCTCTCGCCCTGGGTCTGCTGGTGCGCCGGACCGCCCGGCCGCCGTCGCTGCCCGGCGGTTCGTTGGCGCACAGCCGGCGGCGCCCTCTGGTGGTGGGGCTGACCGGGGGCTTCGCGTCGGGCAAGAGCACAGTGCGGGAGATCTTCCGCAGCCTGGGAGCCGCCGTCGTGGATGCCGATGCCGTGGCGCGGGAGCTGTCGGAGCCCCAGGGCCCGGTCTGGCGGGCCGTCGTGGCTGCCTTCGGGCCCGACGTGCTGGCCGCTGACGGGCGACTGGACCGGGCACGGCTGCGCCGCCGCATTCTCCTCGACCCGGACGCCCGACGCCGGCTCGACGCCGTCACGCATCCGGTCATCCTCTCGGAGATGCGCCGGCGGCTGGCGCGCCTGTCGAGGGATGCACCGGGCCGCGGGGCCGGTCGGGCCGTGTCCCCGGCTGTCGTGGTGGAGGTGCCGTTGCTCTTCGAGGCCGGTGAGGCGGCCCTGGACCTGGTGGATGCCGTGGTGACGGTCTGGGCCGATGAGCCGACGTGCATCCGGCGAGCCCGGGAGCGGGGCCTCTCCGACCAGGAGGCTGCCCTGGCCATCCGGGCCCAGTGGCCGCTGGAGCGCAAGCGACGGCTGGCCGATTGGGTCATCGACAACTCGGGATCGCTGCTGGTGACCCGACGGCAGGTCGAGCGGATCTGGAGGGTGTTGGGATCTCGGTGCGCATCGCCCTGGTGGCTCACGACAAGCAGAAGCCGACGATGGTCGAGCTCGCCCGCTCCTTTCGGGCGGTTCTCGAGCGGTGCGAGCTGGTGGCGACTGGCACGACCGGCAAGGTGGTGGCGGAGGCGACGGGGCTCTTGA
- a CDS encoding methylglyoxal synthase, whose product MVELARSFRAVLERCELVATGTTGKVVAEATGLLIARMQSGPLGGDQQIGAEVAAGRVDAVIFLRDPLTAQPHEPDISALMRVCDVHDVPLATNAATAALILTALGQRLGLADPCARHTG is encoded by the coding sequence ATGGTCGAGCTCGCCCGCTCCTTTCGGGCGGTTCTCGAGCGGTGCGAGCTGGTGGCGACTGGCACGACCGGCAAGGTGGTGGCGGAGGCGACGGGGCTCTTGATAGCTCGGATGCAGTCGGGGCCGCTGGGCGGCGACCAGCAGATCGGGGCCGAGGTCGCGGCCGGTCGCGTCGATGCCGTCATCTTCTTGCGAGATCCGCTCACGGCCCAGCCCCATGAGCCGGACATCAGCGCACTCATGCGGGTTTGCGACGTCCACGACGTGCCACTGGCGACCAATGCAGCGACCGCGGCGCTCATCCTCACGGCGCTGGGGCAGCGGCTGGGCCTGGCCGATCCATGCGCTCGCCACACCGGCTGA